A window from Paraburkholderia acidiphila encodes these proteins:
- a CDS encoding M24 family metallopeptidase, which translates to MNIGSKEAVGEKFSADAMEHARVMTWKAIEQIAAAVRPGMRESEATAQSKAILEALGMDRIWHPVLIRFGENTLRIFKERSEGDPVLGADDIFFIDLGVVWNQHEGDAGATFVTGGDLEMRRCARDVKIIYDEVAIHWRSTGCSGKALYDFAAERASAYGWRLNVDIKGHRVSDFPHAIYRAGDLGDFETVPAAGLWILEIQIAHPTRAFGAFYEDLLA; encoded by the coding sequence GTGAACATTGGCAGCAAGGAAGCGGTGGGAGAAAAGTTCTCGGCCGACGCCATGGAACACGCACGCGTGATGACCTGGAAGGCGATCGAGCAGATCGCGGCCGCCGTCCGGCCCGGCATGCGCGAATCGGAAGCCACCGCGCAAAGCAAGGCCATACTCGAAGCGCTGGGCATGGACCGCATCTGGCATCCCGTGCTGATCCGCTTCGGCGAAAACACACTGCGCATCTTCAAGGAGCGCTCCGAGGGCGACCCCGTTCTGGGCGCGGACGACATCTTCTTCATCGACCTTGGCGTGGTGTGGAATCAGCATGAAGGCGACGCGGGCGCCACCTTTGTCACCGGCGGCGACCTCGAAATGCGGCGCTGCGCACGCGACGTCAAGATCATCTACGACGAGGTGGCCATCCACTGGCGCAGCACCGGTTGCAGCGGCAAGGCGCTCTACGACTTCGCGGCAGAACGCGCGAGCGCCTACGGCTGGCGCCTGAACGTCGATATCAAGGGCCATCGCGTGAGCGACTTCCCGCACGCCATTTACCGGGCCGGCGACCTCGGCGACTTCGAAACGGTGCCGGCCGCCGGGTTGTGGATCCTCGAAATACAGATCGCTCACCCCACCCGCGCATTCGGCGCATTCTACGAGGATCTGCTCGCCTGA
- a CDS encoding MFS transporter, with the protein MDTVSEARKIRRVIITTVAGGTFEWFDFAVYAYFSSLIARTFFAGVNRGESLLLTFATFAVGFLVRPIGGVVMGMYADRAGRVKALSWIMVAMSVASLLLALTPGYATLGLAAPILVVIGRLVQGFAVGAQFALSSVTIYEVAPPGKKMFYGSFNMVSLGVAAMLSSGCSYLLTSHLSHDALAAWGWRVPFLIGALVGPIGFYLRHHIGESDDFQRMQARPAARAPTLVRARQFVRENGDALVCAMGVMIAGTSLNYVWNAYLPNYAQFQLHLSLGSTLRGVFVTSLVMSILSPVFGKLADRIGAYRLFCLFIAGWMVCVFPLFWYLLAQPSEFRLMFVQIVGMLFLTLQGAAHPGMLVKIFTVQGRSTGVAIAYNTAVMLFGGLAPFYISVVARFTDARFIPPGYLFGTSLLAIVLVLLTRTGRRVLHDDRAQRSYEAQTSSA; encoded by the coding sequence ATGGACACGGTCAGCGAAGCCAGAAAGATCCGCAGGGTCATCATCACGACCGTGGCGGGCGGCACGTTCGAATGGTTCGACTTCGCGGTATACGCCTATTTTTCGAGCCTGATCGCGCGGACGTTTTTCGCTGGCGTGAATCGCGGCGAGTCCTTGCTGCTGACGTTCGCGACGTTCGCGGTCGGCTTTCTCGTGCGGCCGATAGGCGGCGTCGTGATGGGCATGTACGCCGACCGCGCAGGGCGCGTGAAGGCGCTCTCGTGGATCATGGTGGCGATGTCCGTGGCCTCGCTGTTGCTGGCGCTGACGCCGGGCTACGCCACGCTCGGGCTTGCGGCGCCCATTCTGGTGGTGATCGGCCGCCTCGTGCAGGGCTTTGCGGTGGGCGCGCAGTTCGCGCTTTCGTCGGTCACGATTTACGAGGTCGCGCCGCCTGGCAAGAAGATGTTCTACGGCAGCTTCAACATGGTTTCGCTTGGCGTGGCGGCCATGCTGTCCTCGGGGTGCAGCTACCTGTTGACGAGTCATCTTTCGCACGACGCGCTCGCCGCGTGGGGGTGGCGCGTGCCGTTCCTGATCGGCGCGCTCGTCGGGCCCATCGGGTTCTATCTGCGGCATCACATCGGCGAGTCGGACGACTTTCAACGCATGCAGGCGCGCCCCGCCGCGCGGGCGCCAACGCTCGTGCGCGCGCGCCAGTTCGTGCGCGAAAACGGCGATGCGCTCGTGTGTGCGATGGGCGTGATGATCGCCGGCACTTCGCTCAATTACGTGTGGAACGCCTATCTGCCGAACTATGCGCAGTTCCAGCTGCATCTCTCGCTGGGCTCGACGCTGCGCGGCGTGTTCGTGACGAGCCTCGTGATGTCGATCCTGTCGCCCGTGTTCGGCAAGCTCGCCGACCGCATCGGCGCCTATCGTTTGTTCTGCTTGTTTATCGCCGGATGGATGGTGTGTGTCTTTCCGCTCTTCTGGTACCTGCTCGCCCAGCCGAGCGAGTTCAGGCTGATGTTCGTGCAGATCGTCGGCATGCTGTTCCTGACGCTGCAAGGCGCCGCACACCCCGGCATGCTCGTGAAGATCTTTACGGTGCAAGGCCGCTCGACCGGCGTGGCGATCGCGTATAACACGGCGGTGATGCTGTTCGGCGGGCTGGCGCCTTTTTATATCTCGGTCGTGGCGCGATTTACCGACGCCAGATTCATTCCGCCGGGCTATTTGTTCGGCACGAGCTTGCTGGCCATCGTACTCGTGCTGCTCACGCGCACGGGGCGGCGCGTGCTGCATGACGACCGCGCGCAGCGCAGCTACGAGGCGCAGACGTCGTCAGCCTGA
- a CDS encoding alpha/beta hydrolase: MSEVAEEPLTVDHAKAQALYDLGSTTVYASRHDARFPYTLYVPPEVTTPGNDVELVVVMHGTGRQFIQYRDAFAGFGRWNRCIVLCPLFPVGVRGDGDRSGFKRLVEGDIHYDNVLLDMVSEVGERYGKRFEKFALFGYSGGGQFVNRFAYVHPERLWAATIGAPGNVTLLDASKDWWLGVGGFERQFGKPFDLAALRQVPVQMVVGRADLETWEITVRDDSPMYLPGINDAGRTRPERLRALKASFEAAGIAVRFDELENIAHSGLQVVEVVQDFFAQRLRTMRTGA; this comes from the coding sequence ATGTCCGAAGTTGCAGAAGAGCCGCTCACGGTAGACCACGCGAAAGCCCAGGCGCTCTATGACCTGGGCTCGACCACGGTGTACGCGAGCCGGCACGATGCGCGGTTCCCCTACACGCTGTACGTGCCGCCCGAAGTGACGACGCCTGGCAACGACGTCGAACTGGTGGTCGTGATGCACGGCACCGGTCGTCAATTCATTCAGTACCGCGATGCATTTGCGGGCTTCGGCCGCTGGAATCGCTGCATCGTGCTGTGTCCGCTCTTTCCGGTGGGCGTGCGCGGCGATGGCGACCGCAGCGGCTTCAAGCGCCTCGTGGAAGGCGATATCCACTACGATAACGTCCTGCTCGACATGGTGAGCGAAGTGGGCGAGCGCTACGGCAAGCGCTTCGAGAAGTTCGCCTTGTTCGGCTACTCGGGCGGCGGGCAGTTCGTCAACCGTTTCGCCTATGTACACCCCGAGCGCTTGTGGGCGGCCACCATCGGCGCGCCGGGCAACGTGACGCTGCTGGACGCGTCGAAGGATTGGTGGCTGGGTGTGGGCGGCTTCGAGCGGCAGTTCGGCAAGCCTTTCGATCTCGCGGCGCTGCGCCAGGTGCCGGTGCAGATGGTGGTGGGCCGCGCGGACCTCGAAACGTGGGAGATCACGGTGCGCGACGACAGCCCGATGTACCTGCCGGGCATCAACGACGCGGGCAGAACGCGCCCGGAGCGGCTCAGGGCGCTCAAGGCATCGTTCGAGGCGGCCGGTATAGCCGTGCGCTTCGACGAACTCGAGAACATCGCCCACAGCGGCCTGCAGGTGGTCGAGGTGGTCCAGGACTTCTTCGCACAACGCTTGCGCACGATGCGCACGGGAGCCTAA
- a CDS encoding C45 family autoproteolytic acyltransferase/hydolase: protein MPQIQPFPFVSVSGKPYERGVQYGRAVAERVRLSASRYGQTLRNIGYSEASQMALIRSLEQAIGEFQPAYLDEMRGIAVGADVPFEDIVMINARTEVLAKARAEKAPPADAEDEDGCTGVLVLPSRSANGRLIHAQNWDWKADCVDTGIVLRVRSDEGPDYLTFVEAGGLARSGLNAAGVSITANYLESDRDYTQMGVPLSLLRRRVLEEPVFANAMRTIATTPKSCSNNIMLGMAEGFGIDFECAPDEAFPIWPGDDQLIVHANHWMSPVARTKLRDTGCENSPDSYYRDWRVRQLLNAAPKVDRNAVKAALFDAFGTPHSVCRPPRPGTRHTLSATVAMIVMEPAIGEMDVAPMPALNRVFTRYSLQRDPIAEAA, encoded by the coding sequence ATGCCGCAAATCCAGCCGTTTCCGTTCGTCAGCGTGTCGGGCAAGCCCTATGAGCGCGGGGTGCAGTATGGCCGCGCCGTAGCCGAGCGCGTTCGTTTGAGCGCGTCGCGCTACGGCCAGACGCTGCGCAATATCGGCTACAGCGAGGCGTCGCAAATGGCGCTCATCCGCTCGCTCGAACAGGCCATCGGCGAATTCCAGCCCGCATATCTCGACGAAATGCGCGGCATTGCGGTGGGCGCGGACGTGCCGTTCGAAGACATCGTCATGATCAACGCGCGCACCGAGGTGCTGGCCAAGGCGCGCGCCGAAAAAGCGCCGCCCGCGGATGCCGAAGACGAGGACGGCTGCACGGGCGTGCTCGTGTTGCCGTCGCGTTCCGCGAACGGGCGGCTGATCCACGCGCAGAACTGGGACTGGAAAGCCGATTGCGTCGATACGGGGATCGTCCTGCGCGTGCGTAGCGACGAGGGGCCCGACTATCTGACCTTCGTCGAAGCGGGCGGCCTTGCCCGCAGCGGCCTGAATGCGGCGGGCGTGTCGATCACGGCGAACTACCTCGAATCGGATCGCGATTACACGCAGATGGGCGTGCCGCTCTCGCTCTTGCGCCGCCGCGTGCTCGAAGAACCGGTCTTCGCCAATGCGATGCGCACGATCGCCACCACGCCCAAATCGTGCTCGAACAACATCATGCTCGGCATGGCCGAAGGCTTCGGCATCGATTTCGAATGCGCGCCGGACGAGGCGTTTCCGATCTGGCCCGGCGACGACCAACTGATCGTGCACGCGAACCACTGGATGAGCCCGGTCGCCCGCACGAAGCTGCGCGACACCGGCTGCGAGAACTCGCCCGACAGCTACTACCGCGACTGGCGCGTGCGCCAGTTGCTCAACGCCGCGCCGAAGGTCGACCGCAACGCGGTGAAGGCGGCGCTGTTCGACGCGTTCGGCACGCCGCATTCGGTTTGCCGTCCGCCGCGTCCGGGCACGCGCCACACGCTGAGCGCAACGGTCGCGATGATCGTCATGGAACCGGCCATCGGCGAGATGGACGTCGCGCCGATGCCCGCGCTCAATCGCGTGTTCACTCGCTACAGCCTGCAGCGCGACCCGATTGCCGAAGCGGCTTGA
- a CDS encoding LysR family transcriptional regulator: protein MSEIRMLRTFLAIEKHGTMAAAADRMALTHAAVGAQMRTLERVCQRQLFDRSGRSIQLNDAGRSILEQARTVVAAYDSLLRGVADTHSIEGTVTIGSTVSSMGFLAANVIKLKVPYPALNVRLTHGSSPELERQVRTGEIDAAVIISEPRTTTLPESWESLYEEPLVLLANPAVGPAEASAASLLKRLPFIGFEAASLTGRHVTSLLRRLRVEVNPVLEMNSIAAIADLVRQNVGVSIVPSLRHAAWADDPQLFVKPIPGTTWRRHVAWYEFGRQPRATAIVKNQLLAALSNS, encoded by the coding sequence ATGAGCGAAATCCGGATGCTCCGGACCTTTCTGGCAATCGAGAAGCACGGCACGATGGCGGCCGCCGCCGATCGCATGGCGCTGACCCACGCGGCGGTCGGCGCGCAAATGCGCACGCTGGAGCGCGTGTGCCAACGTCAGTTGTTCGATCGCAGCGGCCGCAGCATCCAGCTCAACGACGCGGGCCGCTCGATCCTCGAACAGGCGCGCACGGTGGTGGCCGCCTACGACTCGCTGCTGCGCGGCGTGGCCGACACGCACAGCATCGAAGGCACGGTCACGATCGGCTCCACCGTGTCGTCGATGGGCTTTCTCGCCGCCAACGTCATCAAGCTCAAGGTGCCGTACCCGGCGCTGAACGTGCGCCTCACCCACGGCAGCAGCCCGGAACTCGAGCGCCAGGTCCGTACAGGCGAAATCGACGCCGCGGTGATCATCAGCGAACCGCGCACGACCACGCTGCCCGAATCGTGGGAGTCGTTGTATGAGGAGCCGCTCGTGCTGCTGGCCAATCCGGCGGTCGGTCCGGCCGAAGCGTCGGCGGCCTCGCTGCTCAAGCGCTTGCCGTTCATCGGCTTCGAAGCGGCGTCGCTGACCGGCAGGCATGTGACGAGTCTGCTGCGCCGTTTGCGCGTGGAGGTCAACCCGGTGCTGGAAATGAATTCGATTGCGGCGATTGCCGATCTGGTGCGGCAGAACGTGGGGGTTTCGATCGTGCCGAGCCTGCGTCACGCCGCGTGGGCCGACGACCCGCAACTGTTCGTCAAGCCGATTCCCGGCACCACGTGGCGCCGGCACGTGGCGTGGTACGAGTTCGGACGCCAGCCGCGCGCGACGGCGATTGTGAAGAATCAGCTGCTTGCGGCGCTCTCCAATTCATAA
- a CDS encoding sigma-54-dependent transcriptional regulator, with product MANEIRVLVVEDDENVRIGVEQAVALAGFPVSAYASAADAYADIAPGAPIVIVSDVRMPGIDGLQLLDHVMAIDPQIPVLLISGHADISTAVSAMRVGAYDFIEKPFSSDVIAGRVARAVEKRRLTLEVEGLRASLHNWQGIEALVLGKSPAMAEVRKKILRLADTSVSVLITGETGTGKELIARSLHDFSTRRDAHFVALNCGGLPEQVFESELFGHEAGAFTGAIKKRVGKIEWANGGTLFLDEIETMSMPLQIKMLRVLQERVVERLGANELIPVDCRIVAASKADLAEVSAEGNFRADLLYRLNVAQIELPPLRERREDVPLLFEHFVLAAARRFGTPAPVVTAAQVSELMTHAWPGNVRELQNVADRFVLGLTGDSLLSAGAATVKGETLADQIAYFERMLIENTLRRHHGNVAQASDELGMPRKTLYHKLRQLKIAARDSQGDEKDDKDA from the coding sequence GTGGCAAATGAGATTCGCGTGCTGGTCGTCGAGGATGATGAAAATGTCCGCATCGGCGTCGAGCAGGCGGTGGCGCTGGCGGGCTTTCCAGTGAGCGCGTATGCGTCGGCGGCCGATGCCTATGCGGACATCGCTCCGGGCGCGCCGATCGTGATCGTCTCGGACGTGCGCATGCCCGGCATCGACGGGTTGCAGCTGCTCGACCACGTGATGGCGATCGACCCGCAAATCCCGGTGCTGCTGATCAGCGGGCATGCGGATATTTCGACGGCGGTCAGCGCGATGCGCGTGGGTGCCTACGACTTTATCGAAAAGCCGTTTTCGTCCGATGTGATCGCCGGCCGTGTGGCCCGCGCGGTCGAGAAACGCCGGCTCACGCTCGAAGTCGAGGGACTGCGCGCGTCATTGCACAACTGGCAGGGGATCGAGGCGCTGGTGCTCGGCAAGTCGCCGGCCATGGCGGAAGTCCGCAAGAAAATTCTGCGCCTTGCAGATACGTCCGTGTCGGTGCTGATCACCGGCGAAACGGGCACCGGCAAGGAGCTGATCGCACGCAGCCTGCACGACTTCAGCACAAGGCGCGACGCGCATTTCGTGGCGCTGAACTGCGGCGGCCTGCCCGAGCAGGTGTTCGAGAGCGAGCTGTTCGGGCATGAGGCGGGTGCGTTCACGGGCGCAATCAAGAAGCGCGTGGGCAAAATCGAATGGGCGAACGGCGGCACGCTCTTTCTCGACGAAATCGAAACGATGTCGATGCCGCTGCAGATCAAGATGCTGCGCGTGCTGCAGGAGCGCGTGGTCGAGCGGCTTGGCGCGAACGAACTGATTCCGGTGGATTGCCGCATCGTCGCCGCTTCGAAGGCGGACCTCGCCGAGGTGTCCGCTGAGGGAAACTTCCGCGCCGACCTGCTGTACCGGCTCAACGTCGCGCAGATCGAATTGCCGCCGCTGCGCGAGCGGCGCGAAGACGTTCCGCTGCTGTTCGAACATTTCGTGCTCGCGGCGGCGCGCCGCTTCGGCACGCCCGCACCGGTCGTGACCGCTGCACAGGTGTCCGAACTGATGACGCACGCGTGGCCCGGCAATGTGCGCGAGCTGCAGAATGTCGCCGACCGCTTCGTGCTCGGGCTCACCGGCGACAGCCTGCTTTCCGCGGGCGCGGCTACCGTGAAAGGGGAGACGCTTGCGGACCAGATTGCGTACTTCGAACGCATGCTGATCGAGAACACCCTGCGGCGCCATCACGGCAACGTTGCTCAGGCGAGCGACGAGCTAGGCATGCCGAGGAAAACGCTTTATCACAAGCTGCGTCAGTTGAAGATCGCGGCTCGTGACTCGCAGGGCGACGAGAAGGACGACAAAGACGCCTGA
- a CDS encoding ATP-binding protein, which yields MHKRYKGIPWWGWAAAAVLYVGAAAAAVEFAWSRAIDALADVGEHRLDLYAASLKSELGRFEMVPALVARQDSVRALLKATPDEARAMLPSVDAYLEAVNNDVGSGAVDVIDAHGTVIAASNWNQPVSFVNTNVSYRPYFKDALAQGRGRFFGIGTNTGVPGLYFANAIHDGDAGNAAIGAAAVKVSVDALESAWRTPGEAAIVVDSNGVIVISTQPEWKFTAMRAMTEPQQRDIQASRQYAGRIVEALQYRRVGDWNDNAWIGIFPDLRRAGRTARFLVMSRPAPQGQDTIMVLLDTAGARRQQRLAFAFVTGLFLIAALYALYAVQRRRVIVEKLKGQEALRRANDQLEATVAQRTAALTQANAQMQREIAERERTEQRLRATQQEVVHAGKLAVIGQMAAGLTHELNQPLVAIRTLCDNARTFFERNQSAQANANLERVGRLVDSMAVLTSELKAFARKPEVERVAVSLGEAVAHARLIYESRIRDEAVQLDVRIAPGTTVYAESSQLQQVIVNLLGNALDAVRDASKRVIAMEASEPDAQGRVRFTIDDSGPGIAPEVLAHLFEPFVTTKPRGQGLGLGLAITSRIIEGFGAKITSTNRDEGGARFTIEFAAAEPQRTEHGS from the coding sequence GTGCACAAGCGTTACAAGGGCATTCCATGGTGGGGATGGGCGGCGGCGGCCGTGCTGTATGTCGGCGCGGCCGCCGCCGCGGTGGAGTTCGCATGGAGCCGCGCAATCGACGCGCTCGCCGACGTGGGCGAGCATCGGCTCGATCTCTACGCGGCGAGCCTGAAAAGCGAGCTGGGACGCTTCGAGATGGTCCCCGCGCTCGTGGCGCGCCAGGACAGCGTGCGGGCGTTGCTCAAGGCTACGCCCGATGAAGCGCGCGCCATGTTGCCCTCGGTCGATGCCTACCTCGAAGCGGTCAACAACGATGTCGGCAGCGGGGCCGTCGACGTGATCGACGCGCACGGCACGGTGATCGCCGCGAGCAACTGGAACCAGCCGGTCAGCTTCGTCAACACCAACGTGTCGTATCGCCCGTACTTCAAGGACGCGCTCGCGCAGGGCCGCGGCCGCTTCTTCGGCATTGGCACCAACACCGGCGTGCCGGGGCTGTACTTCGCGAACGCGATTCACGATGGCGATGCGGGCAATGCGGCAATCGGCGCGGCGGCGGTGAAGGTCAGCGTCGACGCGCTCGAATCCGCATGGCGCACGCCGGGCGAAGCGGCGATCGTCGTCGACAGCAACGGCGTGATCGTGATCTCGACCCAGCCCGAATGGAAATTCACCGCCATGCGGGCGATGACCGAGCCGCAGCAGCGCGACATCCAGGCGTCGCGGCAATACGCGGGCCGCATTGTCGAGGCGCTGCAGTACCGGCGCGTTGGCGACTGGAACGACAATGCGTGGATCGGCATCTTTCCCGATCTGCGCCGCGCGGGCCGCACCGCCCGCTTTCTCGTGATGTCGCGCCCCGCGCCGCAAGGGCAGGACACGATCATGGTGCTACTCGACACGGCGGGCGCGCGGCGACAGCAGCGGCTCGCGTTTGCGTTCGTGACGGGTTTGTTTCTGATCGCCGCGCTCTATGCGCTATACGCGGTGCAGCGCCGCCGCGTGATCGTGGAAAAGCTCAAGGGTCAGGAGGCGTTGCGGCGCGCGAACGACCAGCTCGAAGCGACCGTGGCGCAGCGCACCGCCGCGCTCACGCAGGCAAACGCGCAGATGCAGCGCGAGATCGCCGAGCGCGAACGCACCGAGCAGCGCCTGCGCGCGACGCAGCAGGAGGTCGTGCATGCCGGCAAGCTCGCGGTGATCGGCCAGATGGCGGCGGGGCTCACGCACGAGCTGAATCAGCCGCTCGTCGCGATCCGCACGCTCTGCGACAATGCGCGCACTTTCTTCGAGCGCAATCAAAGCGCACAGGCGAACGCCAACCTCGAGCGCGTCGGGCGTCTCGTGGACAGCATGGCGGTGCTCACGAGCGAGCTGAAGGCGTTCGCGCGCAAGCCGGAAGTGGAGCGCGTGGCGGTGTCGCTTGGCGAAGCGGTGGCGCATGCACGGCTCATCTACGAGTCGCGCATCCGCGACGAAGCGGTGCAACTCGACGTGCGGATCGCGCCGGGCACGACGGTATATGCGGAGTCGAGCCAGTTGCAGCAGGTGATCGTGAACCTGCTTGGCAACGCGCTCGACGCGGTGCGCGACGCGAGCAAGCGTGTGATCGCGATGGAAGCGAGCGAGCCCGATGCACAGGGCCGCGTACGCTTTACGATCGACGATAGCGGCCCCGGCATTGCGCCGGAAGTGCTGGCGCACCTGTTCGAGCCGTTCGTGACCACCAAGCCGCGCGGCCAAGGTCTCGGGCTGGGGCTCGCGATCACGTCGCGCATTATCGAAGGCTTTGGCGCGAAAATTACGTCCACGAATCGCGACGAAGGCGGGGCTCGCTTCACGATCGAATTCGCGGCCGCCGAGCCGCAAAGGACAGAACATGGCAGCTGA
- a CDS encoding 2-hydroxycarboxylate transporter family protein, which produces MEIRIGIIPLPIYVILFALIAGFAVTGKVPGEISMAIAVLAFCGFTCAELGKRLPLLRNIGAAAILATFVPSALVYYHVLPAPVQHLTVEFTKQTNFLYLFIASIIVGSILSMDRRVLIQGFLKIFIPLAAGTVAATIVGTAVGAALGLGVKHTLLYIVVPIMAGGVGEGAIPLSVGYSEIMHVAQGDLFAQVLPPVMLGSLIAIILSGMLDMLGRRMPHLTGNGRLQVGATDELASSSNDEVRAHVDVSHIAAAGITAITLYLIGLMANKLIGLPAPVAMLFLAVLVKLARAVSPPLQEGAFVVYKFFSTAVTYPLLFAIGVAMTPWDKLMAAFTLVNVVTIAATVVTLMGTGFVVGRLMKMYPIDTAIVNACHSGQGGTGDVAILTAANRMQLMPFAQIATRIGGAIVVTVTLILLAHFGA; this is translated from the coding sequence ATGGAAATCCGCATCGGCATCATTCCGCTGCCGATCTACGTGATCCTGTTTGCGCTCATCGCGGGCTTCGCGGTCACCGGCAAGGTGCCCGGCGAGATCTCGATGGCCATCGCCGTGCTCGCCTTCTGCGGCTTCACGTGCGCCGAACTCGGCAAGCGCCTGCCGCTCCTGCGCAATATCGGCGCGGCGGCGATTCTCGCGACCTTCGTGCCTTCGGCGCTCGTGTATTACCACGTGCTGCCCGCGCCCGTGCAGCACCTCACGGTCGAGTTCACGAAGCAGACCAACTTCCTGTATCTGTTCATCGCCTCGATCATCGTCGGCAGCATTCTGAGCATGGACCGCCGCGTGCTGATTCAAGGCTTCCTGAAGATCTTCATTCCGCTCGCGGCCGGCACGGTGGCGGCGACCATCGTCGGCACGGCGGTTGGCGCGGCGCTCGGCCTTGGCGTCAAACATACGCTGCTCTATATCGTCGTGCCGATCATGGCGGGCGGCGTGGGCGAAGGCGCGATTCCGCTCTCGGTGGGCTACTCGGAAATCATGCATGTGGCGCAAGGCGATCTGTTCGCGCAGGTGCTGCCGCCCGTGATGCTCGGCAGCCTCATCGCCATCATTCTCTCGGGCATGCTCGACATGCTGGGCCGCCGCATGCCGCATCTCACCGGCAACGGCCGCCTGCAAGTCGGCGCAACCGATGAACTGGCCTCGTCGTCGAACGACGAAGTCCGCGCTCACGTGGACGTAAGCCATATCGCTGCCGCCGGTATCACGGCGATCACGCTGTACCTCATCGGCCTGATGGCCAACAAGCTGATCGGTCTGCCCGCGCCGGTGGCCATGCTGTTCCTCGCCGTGCTCGTGAAGCTCGCGCGCGCGGTGTCGCCGCCGCTGCAGGAAGGCGCGTTCGTGGTCTACAAGTTCTTCTCGACGGCGGTCACGTACCCGCTGCTGTTCGCCATCGGCGTGGCGATGACTCCGTGGGACAAGCTCATGGCCGCCTTCACGCTCGTCAACGTCGTGACGATTGCGGCAACCGTCGTCACGCTCATGGGCACGGGCTTCGTGGTGGGGCGCCTGATGAAGATGTACCCTATCGACACCGCAATCGTGAACGCGTGCCACAGCGGCCAGGGCGGCACCGGCGACGTGGCGATCCTCACCGCCGCGAACCGCATGCAACTCATGCCGTTCGCGCAGATCGCCACGCGTATCGGCGGCGCCATCGTCGTGACCGTGACGCTCATCCTGCTCGCGCATTTCGGCGCCTGA
- a CDS encoding porin, translating to METILKRRHLAFTVTVGALAASGAHAQSSVQLYGLIDLSVPTYQSHADANGNHVIGMGIAGEPWFSGSRWGLKGAEDIGGGTKVIFRLESEYRVSDGQMEDPGQLFDRDAWVGLEDDRFGKITAGFQNTIARDAAAIYGDPYGNAKLTTEEGGWTNANNFKQMIFYAASATGTRYNNGVAWKKVFDNGIFAAAGYAFGNSTSFGNNANYQFALGYNAPTWTASTFYNHVNNNGNTNQAFSVGGNYTIGIVRANAGYFRYWGNQGALGQRQDNAWTVSFKLVPKGAFDYELGYQQMRTHNAAYNVDGDIPNANIGAFDPTSGLHNGFKETLYGSIFYHLSKRTEVYLAGDYMKLHGGYTVGTTFGATNQVEVTTGVRTRF from the coding sequence CTGGAGACGATCTTGAAGAGAAGGCACCTTGCATTCACCGTGACAGTTGGCGCACTGGCGGCGAGCGGCGCACACGCGCAGTCGAGCGTTCAACTCTATGGTCTTATCGACCTGAGCGTCCCCACGTATCAGTCGCACGCCGACGCCAACGGCAATCACGTGATCGGCATGGGCATTGCCGGCGAACCGTGGTTCAGCGGCAGCCGCTGGGGTTTGAAGGGCGCTGAAGACATTGGCGGCGGCACGAAGGTGATCTTCCGGCTCGAAAGCGAGTACCGCGTGAGCGACGGTCAGATGGAAGACCCGGGTCAGCTCTTCGACCGCGACGCCTGGGTGGGCCTCGAGGACGACCGCTTCGGCAAGATCACGGCGGGCTTCCAGAACACCATCGCGCGCGATGCCGCCGCCATTTACGGCGACCCGTACGGCAACGCGAAGCTCACGACGGAAGAGGGCGGCTGGACCAACGCGAACAACTTCAAGCAGATGATTTTCTACGCCGCGAGCGCAACGGGCACCCGTTACAACAACGGCGTCGCGTGGAAGAAGGTATTCGACAACGGGATCTTCGCGGCAGCGGGTTATGCATTCGGCAATTCAACGAGCTTCGGCAACAACGCGAACTATCAGTTCGCTCTCGGCTACAACGCTCCGACCTGGACGGCTTCGACCTTCTACAACCATGTGAACAACAACGGCAACACGAACCAGGCGTTCTCGGTGGGCGGCAACTACACGATCGGCATCGTGCGCGCCAATGCGGGCTATTTCCGCTACTGGGGCAATCAGGGTGCGCTCGGCCAGCGTCAGGACAATGCGTGGACGGTGTCGTTCAAGCTCGTGCCGAAGGGCGCGTTCGACTACGAACTCGGCTATCAGCAAATGCGCACGCACAACGCTGCGTATAACGTCGATGGCGATATTCCGAACGCCAACATCGGCGCATTCGATCCCACGAGCGGGCTGCACAACGGCTTCAAGGAAACGCTCTACGGCTCGATCTTCTACCACCTCTCGAAGCGCACCGAAGTGTATCTGGCAGGCGACTACATGAAGCTGCACGGCGGCTACACGGTCGGCACGACCTTCGGCGCGACCAACCAGGTCGAAGTGACGACGGGCGTGCGTACACGCTTCTGA